A stretch of Coleofasciculaceae cyanobacterium DNA encodes these proteins:
- a CDS encoding glutathione S-transferase N-terminal domain-containing protein, producing MTIKLFNLELSGNCYKVRLLLALLGLEYELVPVDLMAEEHKSAEFLQLNPLGQIPVLIDGDKIIPDAQAILVYLARQYGDRTWLPTEAESWSRIVRWLSTSAGEIRQGVEFARRFHLFNAQYVNIEFATQQATFMLQQLEQHLTDREWLELGHPTIADIAVFPYVALAADGKISLEPYSNILAWCDRLKQLPRFIAMPGITA from the coding sequence ATGACAATTAAACTTTTTAACCTGGAATTATCTGGCAACTGTTATAAAGTCAGACTGTTGCTAGCTTTACTTGGTTTAGAGTATGAGCTTGTACCTGTAGACTTGATGGCAGAGGAACATAAATCTGCTGAATTTTTACAACTCAATCCCTTAGGACAAATTCCTGTTTTAATTGACGGCGATAAAATAATTCCTGATGCTCAAGCAATTTTAGTTTATCTAGCACGGCAATATGGAGATCGAACCTGGCTACCCACCGAAGCAGAATCTTGGAGTCGAATTGTGCGCTGGCTGTCAACAAGTGCAGGTGAAATTCGTCAGGGAGTAGAATTTGCTCGCAGGTTTCATCTATTTAACGCTCAATACGTCAATATTGAATTTGCCACCCAACAAGCTACTTTTATGCTTCAGCAACTAGAGCAGCATCTAACAGATAGAGAGTGGTTAGAATTAGGACATCCGACGATTGCAGATATTGCCGTATTTCCTTATGTAGCTTTGGCAGCCGATGGCAAAATTTCTCTCGAACCCTATTCAAATATCTTAGCTTGGTGCGATCGCCTTAAACAATTACCGAGATTTATAGCTATGCCTGGAATTACAGCCTAA
- a CDS encoding TetR/AcrR family transcriptional regulator, translated as MSKEQAIAKLIPIFRQYGYEGTTLSMLAKATGLGKASLYHHFPQGKEGMAAAVIDYINCCFRDTVLKPLKNQDKPAKKIHKMCHSLKEFYRNGRDGCFLAIMSFGEADNLFHAQVKQRLQTWLDTLAQVLIEGGIEPEIAKLRSQNAIMQIQGALILVRILDDTAPFERVIANLPEELLSVSKL; from the coding sequence ATGTCTAAAGAACAAGCTATCGCTAAACTGATTCCCATTTTTAGACAATATGGTTATGAAGGAACTACCCTGTCAATGCTGGCTAAAGCCACAGGTTTAGGGAAAGCCAGTTTGTATCATCATTTTCCCCAAGGCAAAGAAGGGATGGCTGCTGCGGTAATCGACTACATTAATTGTTGCTTTAGGGATACAGTCTTAAAACCCTTAAAAAATCAGGATAAACCTGCCAAGAAAATTCATAAGATGTGTCACAGTCTGAAAGAGTTTTATCGCAATGGCAGAGATGGTTGTTTCTTAGCAATTATGTCTTTTGGAGAAGCTGACAATTTATTTCATGCTCAAGTCAAGCAGCGACTTCAAACTTGGCTCGATACTTTAGCTCAGGTACTAATTGAAGGAGGTATTGAGCCAGAAATAGCCAAGTTGCGATCGCAAAATGCGATTATGCAGATTCAAGGAGCATTAATTTTAGTCAGAATTTTAGATGATACCGCACCATTTGAACGAGTAATTGCCAATCTTCCAGAGGAATTGCTTTCTGTTTCTAAGCTTTGA
- a CDS encoding LL-diaminopimelate aminotransferase, giving the protein MVTINDNYLKLKAGYLFPEIARRVSAFAADHPDAPIIKLGIGDVTEPLPAACRDAIIKATQEMGDRATFKGYGPEQGYLWLRDKIAQHDFQSRGCEIDASEIFISDGSKCDCGNILDIFGNDNKIAVTDPVYPVYVDTNVMAGHTGEAKDGKYEGLVYLPISADNNFTAEIPSEKVDLIYLCFPNNPTGATATKEHLQAWVDYAKQHGSLILYDAAYEAYITDPDLPHSIYEIEGAKDCAIEFRSFSKNAGFTGTRCAFTVVPQNLMGKATDGSDVKLWQLWNRRQATKFNGVSYIVQRGAEAVYSQAGQSQIKELISFYLENGKIIREQLTTAGIDVYGGTNAPYVWVKTPNGLSSWDFFDKLLFSCNVVGTPGSGFGAAGEGYFRISAFNSRENVNEAMKRITEKFKA; this is encoded by the coding sequence ATGGTAACCATAAACGATAATTATCTCAAACTCAAAGCAGGGTATTTGTTCCCTGAAATTGCCCGTCGAGTCAGTGCTTTTGCGGCAGATCATCCTGATGCACCAATCATTAAGCTAGGGATTGGAGATGTCACCGAACCCTTACCTGCTGCCTGTCGTGATGCGATAATTAAAGCAACACAAGAAATGGGCGATCGCGCCACCTTTAAAGGATATGGCCCAGAACAGGGATATCTCTGGTTAAGAGACAAAATTGCTCAACATGACTTTCAATCCCGCGGTTGTGAGATAGATGCGTCCGAAATCTTTATCTCAGACGGTTCTAAGTGCGATTGCGGTAATATTCTCGATATTTTTGGCAATGATAACAAGATTGCTGTTACCGATCCTGTATATCCCGTATATGTCGATACTAACGTGATGGCAGGACATACAGGGGAAGCCAAAGACGGTAAGTATGAAGGTTTAGTTTATTTACCGATCAGTGCGGATAATAACTTTACTGCGGAAATTCCCAGTGAAAAAGTAGATTTAATCTATCTCTGTTTTCCTAACAACCCTACAGGTGCAACCGCTACCAAAGAACACCTCCAAGCCTGGGTAGATTACGCTAAACAACATGGCTCATTAATTCTGTATGATGCAGCTTACGAAGCCTATATTACCGATCCAGATTTACCTCACTCCATCTATGAGATCGAAGGGGCAAAAGACTGTGCGATCGAGTTTCGTTCTTTCTCGAAAAATGCTGGCTTTACAGGAACTCGTTGCGCCTTTACCGTAGTTCCCCAAAACTTAATGGGTAAAGCAACTGATGGTTCCGATGTGAAGCTGTGGCAACTCTGGAATCGTCGTCAGGCGACTAAATTTAATGGTGTGTCTTATATCGTCCAACGAGGTGCAGAGGCGGTTTATTCTCAAGCGGGACAGTCACAAATTAAAGAGTTAATTAGCTTTTATTTAGAAAATGGCAAAATTATCCGCGAACAGCTTACCACAGCAGGAATTGACGTATATGGTGGCACAAATGCACCTTATGTTTGGGTAAAAACTCCCAATGGTTTATCTAGCTGGGACTTCTTTGATAAATTGCTGTTTAGCTGTAACGTAGTCGGGACACCTGGATCGGGCTTTGGTGCAGCAGGGGAAGGCTATTTTCGTATCTCTGCTTTTAATAGTCGGGAAAACGTTAACGAGGCAATGAAACGGATTACCGAGAAGTTTAAAGCTTAA
- the recF gene encoding DNA replication/repair protein RecF codes for MYLKSLHLRSFRNYVDRQIEFTAQKTILVGNNAQGKSNLLEAVELLASLKSHRATRDRELVLDSASIGQVGATVERTYGTSELSIVFRKQGRRTVAVNRENLRRQLDFLGILNAVQFSSLDLDLVRGAPDSRRSWIDGLLIQLEPVYSSILQQYNQVLKQRNALLKKIRQNQENSTESKDDEPELRLWDEQLAAAGSRVARRRARIIARLAPVAQFWHKRISGETELLEINYLPNVEWTEDDPLKVQQAFLNKIEERRTIEQYQGKTVVGTHRDEIEFTINQTPARYYGSQGQQRTLVLALKLAELKLIEEVVGESPLLLLDDVLAELDPNRQKQLLEVIGDRFQTIITTTHIDTFNHDWIKDSQILAVEAGKISEVLLS; via the coding sequence ATGTATTTAAAAAGTTTGCATCTGCGCTCATTTCGCAATTATGTCGATCGCCAGATAGAGTTTACAGCTCAGAAAACAATTTTAGTTGGTAATAATGCTCAAGGAAAATCGAACCTATTAGAAGCAGTAGAGCTACTTGCTAGTCTTAAAAGTCATCGTGCTACTCGCGATCGCGAATTGGTCTTAGATTCTGCCAGTATAGGTCAAGTTGGAGCAACAGTTGAACGTACTTATGGGACTAGCGAATTAAGTATAGTATTCCGTAAGCAGGGAAGACGTACTGTAGCAGTAAACCGAGAAAATCTGCGCCGTCAATTAGATTTTTTGGGGATACTCAATGCAGTACAGTTTTCCAGCTTAGATTTAGATTTAGTTAGAGGTGCGCCAGACTCGCGGCGTAGCTGGATTGATGGCTTATTAATTCAATTAGAGCCTGTATATTCCAGTATTTTGCAGCAGTACAACCAAGTATTAAAACAGCGCAATGCTTTGCTCAAGAAGATTCGACAGAATCAAGAGAATTCGACAGAATCAAAAGACGATGAACCAGAGCTAAGATTATGGGACGAACAGCTAGCAGCAGCGGGTTCTAGAGTGGCGCGTCGGCGTGCCAGAATAATAGCTAGACTAGCTCCTGTTGCTCAATTTTGGCACAAGCGCATCAGTGGCGAAACGGAATTGTTAGAAATTAACTATCTTCCTAATGTAGAGTGGACAGAAGACGATCCCCTTAAAGTACAGCAGGCTTTTTTAAATAAAATCGAAGAGCGTCGTACGATCGAACAATACCAGGGAAAAACCGTCGTGGGGACGCATCGCGATGAGATTGAGTTTACGATTAACCAAACCCCTGCTCGTTATTATGGCTCTCAAGGACAACAGCGCACCCTAGTATTAGCTTTAAAGTTAGCCGAATTAAAACTAATTGAAGAAGTCGTGGGAGAATCACCCCTATTGCTGCTAGACGACGTGTTAGCAGAACTAGATCCTAATCGTCAGAAACAGCTTTTAGAAGTAATTGGCGATCGCTTTCAAACTATTATTACTACTACCCATATCGATACCTTTAATCACGATTGGATTAAAGACTCGCAAATTTTAGCAGTAGAAGCAGGAAAGATCAGCGAAGTTTTACTGAGTTAA
- the hemJ gene encoding protoporphyrinogen oxidase HemJ, which translates to MAYYWYKAFHLIGIVVWFAGLFYLVRLFVYHAEAEQEPEPARSILKKQYEIMEQRLYSIITTPGMILTVAMAIGLISTEPEILKSTWLHIKLAFVILLIGYHHFCKSIMKKLAAGECQWTGQQFRALNEAPTILLVLIVLLAVFKNNLPLDATTWLVAGLVLTMVASIQLYAKKRRKDKEKLAEVDKQTFASSSVGE; encoded by the coding sequence ATGGCTTATTACTGGTATAAAGCGTTTCACTTAATCGGAATTGTAGTTTGGTTTGCAGGACTGTTTTACCTAGTGCGACTGTTTGTCTATCATGCAGAAGCAGAACAAGAACCCGAACCTGCACGCAGCATTCTTAAAAAGCAGTATGAAATAATGGAGCAACGTCTCTATAGTATTATTACCACTCCAGGAATGATCTTGACGGTGGCGATGGCAATTGGTTTGATTTCTACTGAACCAGAAATTCTCAAATCTACCTGGCTACATATCAAGTTAGCTTTTGTCATTTTGCTGATTGGCTACCATCATTTTTGCAAAAGCATCATGAAAAAACTGGCTGCGGGGGAATGTCAGTGGACAGGACAACAGTTTCGAGCTTTAAATGAAGCACCAACAATTTTACTAGTATTAATAGTACTGTTGGCAGTATTTAAAAATAATTTACCCTTAGATGCCACTACTTGGCTGGTAGCAGGCTTAGTTTTAACCATGGTCGCAAGTATCCAGCTTTATGCAAAAAAACGTCGTAAGGATAAAGAAAAGCTAGCTGAGGTAGATAAACAAACATTTGCCTCTAGTTCTGTAGGAGAGTAG
- the psaK gene encoding photosystem I reaction center subunit PsaK has protein sequence MTYLTLLAAAQLPHTVSWSPKVAIVMIACNIFAIALGKLTIKYQNAGPQLPSPALFGGMGVPALLGTTSLGHLLGAGVILGLANAGAL, from the coding sequence ATGACTTATTTAACTTTATTAGCTGCTGCTCAACTACCTCATACCGTATCTTGGAGTCCCAAAGTAGCTATTGTAATGATTGCCTGCAATATTTTCGCGATCGCCTTGGGTAAACTTACAATTAAATATCAGAATGCTGGTCCTCAATTGCCTTCTCCCGCTTTATTTGGTGGGATGGGAGTGCCTGCTTTGTTAGGTACTACTAGTCTTGGTCATCTTTTGGGTGCTGGGGTAATTTTAGGACTAGCTAATGCTGGCGCACTGTAA
- a CDS encoding response regulator — MSLFSQEKANNSLSIYWYIIAGGLSSFVMVFLIHKSLPLNSQKAQKYHRDIQTAQQEVFELEKYIIRSPSSFSEELGDSISSQIDTVDAATQALQEIPDFLTRQKQNSLKSQLETQKELLISQLQSINLLKNAKSTFNQSCLRIPKLKNKIVENPEIFGSNIVAGSELLVLSDDLLANSLKYCQNSEEDLKLAIENNLEQIELIFRQQPIRKNKLIITELINYSTKILNQNQVIDAIYAQIQLESINKQLQAIEIDYLDQYQKQLQKINNYRLIGFLLFLLIVVFIAYKIIGNLTRTNRNIVKILEGFTKELETKVEERTAQLEESIENTEISLAQAQNANKAKSRFLANMSHELRTPLNAILGFTQLMTRDASIGLEQQENLNIINRSGEHLLRLINDILEMSKIEVGQITLNESQFDLHLMLKSIEEMLRLKAEFKSLNLSFNIASNVPKQIYTDEGKLRQIAINLLGNALKFTDKGTVTLTVEVEDNLEFLFSDTCSLFFSVEDTGLGIESEEMEKLFTPFEQTKIGRVSNEGTGLGLSICYKFVELMGGELKAKSTVGQGSVFFFNILVRVQDTSAAQIVRPAEIQQRKIIGLATNQDKYRILAVDDVEVSRLLLKKLLTGIGFLVEEAGDGQQALDLWQTWHPDLILMDMRMPILDGYEATKRIKSQAQGKETVIIALTASAFEEERVVILSAGCDDFMRKPFHEAELLEKIGQYLNVDYLYEDTVDVSLEQELLLEELTRESLSVMPSHWRSQLYEAAAQVDNQEIFQLLTEIPDEYESLAKRLEDLAEQFRCDKIIDLAKSSD, encoded by the coding sequence TTGAGTTTATTTTCTCAAGAAAAAGCCAATAATTCACTATCAATATATTGGTACATAATTGCTGGTGGATTAAGCAGTTTTGTGATGGTATTTTTGATCCACAAAAGTTTGCCGCTTAACAGTCAAAAAGCTCAAAAATATCATCGTGATATTCAAACAGCTCAACAGGAAGTATTTGAGTTAGAAAAGTATATCATTAGAAGCCCGTCTTCATTTTCAGAAGAGCTAGGGGATAGTATTAGTTCACAAATTGATACTGTCGATGCAGCTACTCAAGCTTTGCAAGAAATACCTGACTTTTTGACTCGACAAAAACAAAATAGTTTAAAAAGTCAGTTAGAAACCCAAAAGGAATTATTAATTTCTCAGCTTCAATCTATAAATCTGCTAAAAAATGCCAAATCAACATTCAATCAATCTTGTTTACGTATACCTAAGCTGAAAAATAAAATAGTTGAAAATCCTGAAATATTTGGTAGTAATATTGTTGCAGGAAGTGAATTGTTGGTGTTGAGCGATGATTTATTGGCTAATTCTCTTAAATATTGCCAAAATTCTGAGGAAGATTTAAAACTAGCTATTGAAAACAATCTTGAGCAAATCGAGCTGATTTTTCGACAACAGCCAATCAGAAAAAATAAACTTATTATTACCGAATTGATTAATTATAGTACAAAGATTTTAAACCAAAATCAAGTAATTGATGCTATCTACGCTCAAATTCAATTAGAATCGATAAATAAACAGCTGCAAGCAATAGAAATAGACTATCTCGACCAGTATCAAAAACAATTACAAAAAATCAATAATTATCGTTTAATAGGTTTCTTATTATTTTTGTTGATTGTCGTATTTATCGCTTATAAAATTATCGGCAATTTAACCCGAACTAATCGTAATATTGTCAAAATACTCGAAGGTTTTACCAAGGAACTAGAAACCAAAGTAGAGGAAAGAACTGCTCAGTTGGAAGAAAGTATCGAAAATACAGAAATTTCTCTGGCGCAGGCGCAGAATGCTAACAAAGCTAAAAGCAGATTTTTAGCAAACATGAGTCATGAATTACGGACACCTCTTAATGCTATTTTAGGGTTTACTCAATTAATGACTCGTGATGCCTCTATTGGTCTTGAACAACAAGAAAATCTCAATATTATTAACCGTAGCGGAGAACATTTATTGAGATTGATTAATGACATCTTAGAAATGTCAAAAATAGAAGTAGGACAAATAACTCTCAATGAAAGTCAGTTTGATTTGCATCTAATGCTAAAAAGCATTGAAGAAATGTTGCGTTTAAAAGCAGAGTTCAAAAGTTTAAATCTGTCCTTTAATATAGCTAGCAATGTACCTAAGCAGATTTATACAGATGAAGGAAAACTGCGTCAGATCGCGATCAACTTGCTAGGTAATGCGCTTAAATTTACCGACAAGGGGACAGTTACTTTAACGGTTGAAGTAGAAGATAACCTCGAATTTCTATTTTCTGATACTTGTTCTTTATTTTTCTCCGTTGAAGATACTGGGCTTGGCATTGAGTCAGAAGAGATGGAGAAATTGTTTACTCCTTTTGAGCAGACCAAAATCGGGCGTGTTTCTAATGAAGGAACAGGTCTAGGTTTATCGATCTGCTATAAATTTGTCGAGCTAATGGGTGGAGAACTGAAAGCAAAAAGTACTGTCGGTCAAGGCAGCGTTTTCTTCTTTAATATTTTAGTTAGAGTACAGGATACGTCTGCTGCCCAAATAGTTAGACCAGCTGAAATCCAACAGCGAAAAATTATTGGTTTGGCGACAAATCAGGATAAGTATCGTATTTTGGCGGTGGATGATGTAGAAGTTAGCCGTTTGTTACTAAAAAAACTATTAACAGGAATTGGTTTTCTGGTAGAGGAAGCGGGAGATGGTCAACAAGCTTTAGATCTCTGGCAGACATGGCATCCTGACTTGATTCTAATGGACATGAGAATGCCGATCCTTGATGGTTATGAAGCAACCAAAAGGATTAAATCTCAAGCCCAAGGCAAAGAAACGGTGATTATTGCTCTGACAGCAAGTGCATTTGAAGAAGAGAGAGTCGTAATTTTATCGGCTGGCTGTGATGACTTTATGCGTAAGCCGTTTCACGAAGCTGAACTATTGGAAAAAATCGGTCAGTATTTAAATGTTGATTACCTTTACGAAGATACAGTTGATGTGTCTTTAGAACAGGAATTGCTGCTAGAAGAATTGACCAGAGAAAGTCTGTCTGTTATGCCATCACATTGGCGATCGCAGTTATACGAAGCAGCAGCTCAAGTTGATAATCAGGAGATATTCCAGCTTTTAACCGAAATTCCCGATGAATACGAATCTTTGGCTAAGAGATTAGAAGACTTGGCAGAACAATTTCGCTGTGACAAAATTATTGACTTAGCTAAATCTTCTGATTAA
- a CDS encoding EAL domain-containing protein codes for MNIFPLEQTKAKILVVDDKPENIHLLSDALSNQGYDIKGVVNGTMALIVANTVIPDLILLDVVMPGLDGYQVCEQLKANEATHNIPIIFLSASNNSVDRIKALSAGGVDYINKPFQIDEVLLRIRNQLKLQAAQTKILKFNTELELRIRERTAQLEAANQELKQEVKERREVTKLLQESEEKLESILNSLEEVVWSADVVTSNLLFLNPAAQKVYGRPVEELLDNPDLRLESIHPEDRDSVKSSLANSLNQLSDLEYRILQPNGEIRWVWERSRLIFDDTGAASRRDGIISDVTERKKIESELSYEAKHDSLTHLPNRSAFVERVEQALWQSQKDPEYLFAVLFIDLDRFKIVNDSLGHLVGDELLITVAQILSDCSRDRDFVARLGGDEFTILLHQIQAVAEANAIAQRIKEQLAIPFYLQGHTVFTSASIGIVVADYKYQDSAEILRDADLAMYRAKSLGKARHEVFHQQMYAETKQLLETENDLHKAILQDQFVLHYQPIVSLKTDTLHGFEALLRWNHPTKGLVYPNKFIHVAEETGLIVAIGEWVLKEACHQMCLWQSKYSGAANLKINVNIASQQIKDLNFLDILDQTMANTGFSGRSLHLEITETTLMDYKPETIYLFQQIREREIKLNIDDFGTGYSSLQYLKRFPINVLKIDRSFIHGMLNERENLEIVKMIVTLSRTLKIDIVAEGIENLNQLKVLKALNCKLGQGYLFSKPLDRESAELLIEQ; via the coding sequence ATGAACATATTCCCTTTGGAACAAACCAAAGCCAAAATTTTAGTGGTAGATGACAAACCTGAAAATATTCATCTACTTTCTGATGCCTTGAGCAATCAGGGATACGATATCAAAGGGGTGGTTAACGGAACAATGGCTTTGATAGTAGCTAATACGGTAATCCCAGATTTAATCCTCTTAGATGTTGTGATGCCTGGCTTAGACGGCTATCAAGTTTGTGAACAGCTAAAGGCAAATGAAGCAACCCACAACATTCCCATTATCTTTTTGAGTGCTAGTAACAACTCAGTAGATCGCATCAAGGCATTAAGTGCTGGTGGAGTCGATTACATCAACAAGCCATTTCAAATCGATGAAGTACTGCTGCGAATTAGAAACCAGTTAAAGCTCCAGGCTGCTCAAACAAAGATCTTAAAGTTCAATACTGAATTAGAGCTGCGAATCCGAGAGCGCACGGCTCAGCTAGAAGCAGCTAATCAAGAATTAAAACAGGAAGTAAAAGAGCGTCGGGAAGTCACGAAGCTGCTGCAAGAAAGCGAAGAGAAACTAGAGAGTATTCTTAACTCTTTAGAAGAGGTGGTATGGTCAGCCGATGTAGTGACTAGCAACCTGCTGTTTCTCAATCCAGCAGCCCAAAAAGTTTATGGTCGTCCAGTTGAAGAGTTATTGGATAATCCTGACTTACGTTTAGAGTCAATTCATCCTGAAGATCGCGATAGCGTCAAATCATCCTTAGCTAATTCCTTAAACCAGCTCAGCGATCTTGAATATAGAATTTTGCAGCCTAACGGTGAAATTCGCTGGGTATGGGAACGCAGTCGCTTAATTTTCGACGATACAGGAGCAGCCAGCCGTAGAGATGGCATTATCAGCGATGTTACCGAACGCAAGAAAATTGAATCAGAACTAAGTTACGAAGCCAAGCATGATTCGTTAACCCATTTGCCCAACCGTTCTGCTTTTGTCGAGCGAGTCGAACAGGCACTCTGGCAAAGCCAAAAAGATCCTGAATATTTATTTGCGGTTTTATTTATCGATTTAGATCGCTTCAAAATTGTCAACGATAGTTTGGGTCATTTAGTTGGTGACGAACTATTAATTACCGTAGCTCAAATCTTGTCTGACTGTTCTCGCGATCGCGATTTTGTCGCTCGTCTGGGAGGTGATGAATTTACCATTTTGCTCCACCAAATTCAAGCTGTCGCAGAAGCTAATGCGATCGCTCAAAGAATTAAAGAACAGCTAGCTATACCCTTCTATTTGCAAGGTCATACTGTTTTTACTAGTGCCAGCATCGGTATTGTGGTGGCTGACTACAAATATCAAGACAGTGCTGAAATTTTACGAGACGCAGATCTGGCAATGTATCGTGCCAAATCTCTGGGGAAAGCAAGACATGAAGTATTTCATCAACAGATGTATGCTGAGACAAAACAACTATTAGAAACCGAAAACGACTTACATAAAGCAATTTTACAAGATCAGTTTGTGCTACACTACCAGCCAATCGTCTCTTTAAAAACTGATACGCTACACGGCTTTGAAGCCTTATTGCGCTGGAATCATCCCACTAAAGGTTTAGTTTATCCTAACAAATTTATTCATGTTGCTGAAGAAACAGGATTAATTGTCGCGATCGGCGAATGGGTCTTGAAAGAAGCTTGTCATCAAATGTGTCTGTGGCAAAGCAAATATTCTGGTGCAGCTAACTTAAAAATTAACGTGAATATTGCCAGCCAACAAATTAAAGATCTTAATTTTTTAGATATTTTAGATCAAACTATGGCCAATACAGGATTCTCAGGTCGCTCTTTGCATTTGGAAATTACTGAAACTACTTTGATGGATTACAAACCAGAGACAATTTATTTGTTCCAACAAATTAGGGAAAGAGAAATCAAATTAAACATTGATGATTTTGGCACTGGTTATTCCTCTCTACAATATTTAAAACGCTTTCCGATTAATGTGCTGAAAATCGATCGTTCATTTATTCATGGAATGTTAAACGAACGGGAAAACTTGGAAATCGTTAAGATGATTGTTACTTTGTCTCGAACTTTAAAAATAGATATTGTCGCTGAAGGAATAGAAAATTTAAACCAGCTTAAGGTGTTAAAGGCTTTGAATTGCAAACTCGGTCAAGGATATCTTTTTTCTAAGCCACTAGATCGAGAGTCTGCCGAGCTACTAATTGAGCAATAA
- the alr gene encoding alanine racemase: MGQKINLAMVGWQQQQINLGQEHQDDLSLLVSRQRAWIEIDLTALAHNVKTLKNYLAPQTKLMAVVKADAYGHGAVTVAKTALANGADCLAIATLAEGVELRQAGITSAILILGAINAVEDIKAVAAWKLEPTICNLAQALAFDATLATVGKSLPVHLKLDTGMSRLGTNWQEATSLVQLVCTRANLKIASIYSHFSTADESDRTIMNLQHQRFNQAIAQLKNTGFVPPQLHLANSAATLSDRACHYDMVRVGLALYGLYPAIHLRQTIPLKPVLQVKAKITQVKTILAGEGVSYGHKFIASQDTKVAVVGIGYADGVPRNLSNRLQAIVCGQLVPQIGSITMDQLMLKVDSLHDLEPGEIVTLIGQENNLRVTADDWANKLDTISWEILCGFKHRLPRIFNQSDKQQTAKFEAR; the protein is encoded by the coding sequence TTGGGACAGAAAATAAATTTAGCTATGGTGGGTTGGCAACAGCAGCAAATAAATTTAGGGCAGGAACATCAAGATGATTTGTCTCTCTTGGTAAGCCGTCAACGTGCCTGGATCGAAATAGATTTAACCGCTTTGGCTCATAATGTAAAAACTCTCAAAAACTATCTTGCGCCTCAGACAAAATTGATGGCAGTAGTTAAAGCCGATGCCTATGGTCACGGTGCAGTTACTGTCGCTAAAACCGCCTTAGCTAATGGCGCTGACTGTTTAGCGATCGCTACCTTAGCCGAGGGAGTAGAATTACGCCAAGCAGGAATAACCAGTGCTATTTTAATTTTAGGCGCAATCAACGCCGTTGAAGATATTAAAGCTGTAGCAGCCTGGAAATTAGAACCGACTATTTGTAATTTAGCTCAGGCATTGGCTTTTGATGCTACCTTAGCCACGGTAGGAAAGTCGCTGCCAGTACATCTTAAGTTAGATACGGGAATGTCTCGCTTAGGAACTAACTGGCAAGAAGCTACTTCTTTGGTGCAGCTAGTTTGTACTCGAGCCAATTTAAAGATTGCTAGTATTTATTCTCATTTTTCTACTGCCGACGAAAGCGATCGCACCATAATGAACTTGCAGCATCAACGCTTCAACCAGGCGATCGCTCAGTTAAAAAATACTGGTTTTGTTCCTCCACAGCTACATTTAGCCAATTCCGCCGCCACGTTAAGCGATCGCGCCTGTCACTATGACATGGTAAGAGTCGGACTGGCTCTTTATGGGCTATATCCAGCAATTCATTTGCGCCAGACAATCCCTCTTAAGCCCGTTTTACAGGTCAAAGCCAAAATAACTCAAGTCAAAACCATTCTTGCAGGAGAAGGAGTCAGCTATGGTCATAAGTTTATTGCCTCCCAAGATACTAAAGTTGCTGTAGTTGGTATTGGTTATGCAGATGGTGTTCCCCGTAATTTATCAAATCGGTTACAGGCGATCGTCTGTGGTCAGTTAGTACCTCAGATTGGTTCAATTACCATGGATCAGCTAATGCTCAAGGTAGATTCGCTTCACGATCTCGAGCCAGGTGAGATTGTAACTCTAATCGGTCAAGAAAATAATCTAAGAGTTACCGCTGATGATTGGGCAAATAAACTGGATACTATTTCTTGGGAAATTCTCTGTGGTTTTAAGCATCGGCTACCAAGGATATTTAATCAATCAGACAAGCAGCAAACCGCTAAATTTGAAGCTCGCTAA